The following coding sequences lie in one Fusobacterium sp. genomic window:
- a CDS encoding sigma-54 dependent transcriptional regulator, with the protein MKNAILAISERKETLKQIRKELSEQYEIITFNNLLDALDMLRESDFDIVLLDEYLTWFNFAEAKRKLNGIGKDFVVVGLLDDENEELLQELKNADIYNYLMKPVELREMNRIIMPALKNLEILKEKRKLEEKLLSTEEESEIVGQSSRIKDVKNLIEKVAESDLTVLITGENGIGKELVAKEIYKKSDRRKNNYIVVSCASMPEETMERELFGFERGAFTGANSSKKGLLEEADGGTMFLDDISAMDIKIQAKLLRVIEYGELRRVGGNKTRRVDVRFIVASDKDLKDETEKGKFRKDLYHRLTVFPIEVPPLRERKEDVPLLANYFLNKIVRELHRDTPVISGEAMKYLMEYSYPGNIRELRNMIERMVILSTDKIIGVEDLPLEIKMKSDTVENKTVVGVGPLKDILEQEIYSLADVEKVVIAIALQKTRWNKQETSKLLGIGRTTLYEKIRKYGLDFK; encoded by the coding sequence ATGAAGAATGCTATATTAGCTATTTCAGAGAGAAAGGAAACGTTAAAACAAATAAGAAAAGAACTTTCAGAACAATATGAAATCATAACATTCAATAATCTTTTAGATGCACTGGATATGCTTAGAGAAAGTGATTTTGATATTGTTTTATTAGATGAATATCTGACATGGTTCAATTTTGCAGAAGCTAAAAGAAAATTAAATGGAATTGGAAAAGATTTTGTTGTTGTAGGATTATTAGATGATGAAAATGAAGAATTACTTCAAGAATTAAAAAATGCAGATATTTATAATTATCTAATGAAACCAGTAGAGTTGAGAGAGATGAACAGAATTATAATGCCGGCTCTTAAAAACTTGGAAATATTAAAAGAGAAAAGAAAGCTTGAAGAAAAATTATTAAGTACTGAAGAAGAAAGTGAAATAGTAGGGCAATCTTCAAGAATTAAAGACGTAAAAAATCTTATAGAAAAAGTAGCTGAAAGTGATCTTACAGTTCTTATAACAGGTGAAAATGGAATTGGAAAAGAGCTTGTAGCTAAAGAAATATACAAAAAAAGTGACAGAAGAAAGAACAACTACATAGTAGTAAGTTGTGCATCTATGCCAGAAGAAACTATGGAAAGAGAACTCTTCGGATTTGAAAGAGGAGCTTTTACAGGGGCTAATTCCAGCAAAAAAGGATTATTAGAAGAAGCTGATGGTGGAACTATGTTCCTTGATGATATTTCAGCTATGGATATTAAAATCCAAGCTAAACTTTTAAGAGTTATTGAGTATGGTGAATTGAGAAGAGTTGGAGGAAACAAGACTAGAAGAGTAGATGTCAGATTCATTGTAGCTAGTGATAAAGATCTTAAAGATGAAACTGAAAAAGGAAAATTTAGAAAAGATTTGTACCATAGATTAACTGTGTTTCCAATAGAAGTACCACCATTAAGAGAGAGAAAAGAGGATGTACCTCTTCTTGCTAATTACTTCTTAAATAAAATAGTGAGAGAGCTTCATAGAGATACCCCTGTTATTTCAGGAGAAGCAATGAAGTACTTGATGGAGTATTCATATCCAGGAAATATAAGAGAACTTAGAAATATGATAGAAAGAATGGTAATTCTTTCTACTGATAAGATAATAGGTGTGGAAGACCTTCCGCTTGAAATAAAAATGAAATCTGATACTGTTGAAAATAAAACAGTAGTAGGAGTAGGACCATTAAAAGATATTCTTGAACAGGAAATATACAGTCTTGCAGATGTTGAAAAAGTAGTTATTGCTATAGCATTGCAAAAAACTAGATGGAATAAACAAGAAACTTCTAAACTTCTTGGAATTGGAAGAACTACTCTTTATGAAAAAATTAGAAAATATGGTTTGGATTTTAAATAG